From the Leguminivora glycinivorella isolate SPB_JAAS2020 chromosome 15, LegGlyc_1.1, whole genome shotgun sequence genome, one window contains:
- the LOC125233949 gene encoding hemicentin-2-like, translated as MCAWRLLLLAALPALVGVGAGEVVEAGPAFLPTRRSLNVAPGEEAVLSCRIARLGDKAVSWVRARDLQILAHDGAVFSADPRVAVGVRTERGVVTHTLRLARLRESDGGRYECQLNTDPKLSQIYNLTVTDRAWRSIEVEPLGPTRILAATGSTATLGCSARLRPAEAPDPPSLRVVWYQDGQPLLPQGGVSLDTERAPGLVTSRLTLGGLMPIHSGRYFCRVTADLEEDTDPFTEDVMKGEMVFTLVVTDSVGEMEAMQRDQSPAPSTAAVLHSVSAVAALSVFFVLTMCC; from the exons GTGTAGGTGCCGGCGAGGTGGTGGAAGCAGGGCCTGCTTTCTTACCGACGAGAAGATCACTCAATGTAGCACCTGGCGAAGAAGCGGTGCTGTCGTGCCGTATCGCGCGTCTCGGAGACAAGGCG GTCTCATGGGTGCGGGCAAGGGATCTCCAGATCCTCGCCCACGATGGTGCTGTCTTCTCAGCAGACCCTCGGGTTGCGGTTGGAGTGCGGACGGAGCGCGGAGTCGTGACGCATACGCTGCGTCTTGCGCGTCTGAGGGAGTCTGATGGGGGCCGGTATGAGTGCCAGCTCAATACGGATCCTAAGCTCAGTCAGATTTACAATCTCACTGTCACAG ACCGAGCATGGCGCAGCATCGAAGTAGAACCACTAGGCCCAACCCGAATCCTAGCAGCAACGGGGAGCACAGCCACTCTCGGCTGTTCAGCGCGGTTGCGACCAGCTGAGGCACCTGATCCGCCTTCTTTGAGAGTGGTTTGGTACCAAGATGGACAGCCATTACTACCTCAG GGCGGAGTGTCCTTGGATACGGAGCGCGCTCCAGGCCTCGTGACGTCACGGCTCACACTCGGAGGCCTCATGCCGATCCACAGCGGTCGGTACTTCTGTCGGGTCACAGCGGACCTGGAGGAAGACACAGACCCGTTCACAGAGGACGTTATGAAGGGAGAGATGGTGTTTACACTTGTTGTTACAGACA GTGTGGGTGAAATGGAAGCGATGCAACGAGACCAATCACCAGCGCCGTCCACTGCAGCCGTCCTTCACTCTGTATCAGCTGTTGCAGCTCTTTCAGTATTCTTTGTACTGACAATGTGCTGTTAG